One Gemmatimonadota bacterium genomic region harbors:
- the argH gene encoding argininosuccinate lyase → MSTNDTTGTPGQPASSHRLWGGRFGAQTAAALDAVNKSIGVDYRLWPHDVKLSQSWARALQVAGVLTAAERDAIVTGLDEVARRLAAGAQPDPSDEDVHTMVDRMLHGIVGDPAAKLHTGRSRNDQVATGARMWVMEACRTVDQAVRDLQQVLLEQADGLVNDIMPAYTHLQRAQPVSAAHWVLAHFWAIQRDRERLAHVAQTTATLPLGSGAIAGCAFPVPRDLLRDELGFARLSANSIDAVADRDFIVEMLFALAMLGSHVSRIAEDFILFGTSEFGFVKFGDTFTTGSSMMPQKRNPDALEIARGSGGRFLGELVSLLATLKGLPSGYNKDLQDDKRALFASVDAMLLVLPGVAGTLAELTWQRDRMRAAVSSVMMATDLADYLVDRGVTFRESHKAVGAIVREAEVSGRELHTLPLAAYAAAHPTFGEDVMDALSAEASVRRRDVPGGTGPNSVARQLSEARAALLR, encoded by the coding sequence GTGAGCACCAACGACACGACGGGGACGCCGGGCCAGCCGGCGTCCTCGCACCGTTTGTGGGGCGGCCGCTTTGGGGCACAGACGGCGGCCGCGCTGGACGCCGTGAACAAGTCGATTGGCGTCGACTATCGCCTGTGGCCGCACGACGTGAAGCTGTCCCAGTCGTGGGCGCGTGCGTTGCAGGTGGCCGGCGTGCTCACCGCAGCGGAGCGCGACGCCATCGTCACCGGCCTCGACGAGGTCGCGCGGCGGCTGGCCGCGGGCGCCCAGCCGGACCCGTCCGACGAGGACGTGCACACGATGGTCGACCGGATGCTGCACGGCATCGTTGGCGACCCGGCGGCCAAGCTGCACACCGGACGGTCGCGCAACGACCAGGTGGCCACGGGTGCCCGCATGTGGGTGATGGAGGCGTGCCGCACGGTGGATCAGGCCGTCCGGGACCTGCAACAGGTGTTACTGGAGCAGGCGGACGGGCTCGTCAACGACATAATGCCGGCGTACACCCACCTGCAGCGGGCCCAGCCGGTGTCTGCGGCCCACTGGGTCCTGGCGCACTTCTGGGCCATCCAGCGCGATCGCGAGCGCCTCGCGCATGTCGCGCAGACCACTGCCACGCTCCCCCTGGGCTCCGGGGCGATTGCCGGCTGCGCGTTCCCGGTCCCACGCGACCTGCTGCGTGACGAACTCGGATTCGCTCGGCTGTCCGCCAACTCGATTGATGCCGTCGCCGACCGCGACTTCATCGTCGAGATGCTGTTCGCCCTCGCCATGCTCGGCAGCCATGTCTCGCGCATCGCCGAAGATTTCATCCTGTTCGGCACGAGTGAGTTTGGCTTCGTGAAGTTCGGCGACACGTTCACGACGGGGTCGAGCATGATGCCGCAAAAGCGCAACCCGGACGCGCTGGAGATTGCGCGCGGGAGTGGCGGTCGCTTCCTGGGCGAGCTGGTCTCTCTCCTCGCGACGCTCAAGGGATTGCCCAGCGGCTACAACAAGGACCTGCAGGACGACAAGCGCGCGCTCTTTGCGTCGGTGGATGCGATGTTGCTCGTCTTGCCAGGGGTCGCCGGCACCCTCGCCGAGCTGACCTGGCAGCGCGACCGGATGCGCGCGGCCGTGTCGAGCGTGATGATGGCGACCGACCTGGCCGACTACCTCGTCGACCGTGGTGTCACGTTCCGGGAGTCGCACAAGGCCGTGGGCGCGATCGTGCGGGAGGCCGAGGTGAGCGGTCGCGAGTTGCACACCCTGCCGCTCGCCGCGTACGCCGCGGCCCATCCGACGTTTGGCGAGGATGTCATGGACGCGTTGTCAGCAGAGGCCTCGGTGCGGCGACGCGACGTGCCGGGCGGGACGGGACCGAACTCGGTGGCGCGGCAGCTGAGCGAGGCAAGAGCCGCGCTGCTGAGGTAG